The bacterium genomic interval AGGTTCACGATGTGGAACTGCGGCCAGTACGACTCCTTGGAGACATTCTTGCGATAGTCGATGGACGTGCGAATACTCGTCGGTGTTTTCATGTCCACCGCGCTCATGAGGTGCGCGGCGCCCGGCATGCATAGCTGCGTCGAAAGCCCCTTGGCCTTCGCCGCGCGATCAATGTGACGCATCCATTTCGCGCCGAAATCCGTGTTGTCGCGCAGGCGCGCCACACCGAGGTATTGGCTCATCAGCCAATCCTGCTCGTAGGTGATCGCGCCCCACGCGCGCGCGTTTTCCATGAAGATGTCGTACACATCGCGCTCAAGCGGCAGCGCCATCGGCGGATCGAAGACGAACAGGTGATCGTCGATATAATCGTTTTCGAGCGCGAACCAGCGGTTGTGCAAAACGAGCGGCAGGCCAAGTTCTTCCTGAAACGCCGTCAGGCCGTCGGGGAACATTTCCTCGATCGGCTCCCAGCGGATGAGGCCGCCGGGCGACAACACGCCGGGCTCCTTCGGATACCACCACGAATCGAGCTGAAAATAGCCATAGGGAATGCCGAGATCGTCGGCTTCGTCCTTCACCGCCAGCAGCGTGTCCTGCTCGTTCATGCCCGGCGCCGTGTCGTAGTAGTAGGCCGCGCCGTTGTCGGTCCAGTAGCCGATCGTCCCGACACCCGCGTCGGCGTAACGATCCGGCCGTGCCTTGCCGCGATCCGCGCGCATCACGTCGCCCCACGCATCGATCGTCGCGCGCAGGCCGCGGCCCTCGACCAACACGAAGCGGTGCGCGAAATCACGTTTGATACCACGCACCTCCCCGGCGACGCCGGAGATAAGCGCGCCTTCGCGGAAGTTCACCACGCTCGCAAAAAAGGCATCCATCGGCGAGAAGACGATGACGTCCATCTCGTCGGAGTAAAGGACGATCGGGCCGTTTGAAGGCGTCGCGTCCATCAGCGGCGGCATCATCGGCGACATCTGAAACGACAGGACGTGCGTGTATTTCGCATCGACCGGAATCGCGTCGTACGCATACGCGGGGCGCTCGAACGCTCCGGTCGCCGTGTCGTCGAGCCGTTCGGGAAAAGTGTGCGTGTAAACCGTGACGCGGAATTCGCCGATCGTATCTTCGTCGATCTCGTCGAGCGTGGCGGGCGACCCGGCATCCTCGTCCGCGTCATCGTCCAACTCCGCATCGCCGTCCGCGTCCGCCGCGTTTTCCTCGGCGTCGGTCGCGATGAAGCCGGCATTGCCCGCCTCGTTGTCGTCCGTCGAAAAACAACCGCCGGCGAAAAGCGCGACAGTGATGAAAAGCGCAAACGCCTCCGCCCGGCGCCGCCGGATCCGCGTGATCATGCGATCCCTCCCGAAAGGTCGGGGCATCATAACGTGCCATGGTGTCGGCGCAACGAAACGCGGCGCGCCGGACTCGTGCGCGCGGCGCGTGCGATTTTCAATTTTCAATCGTCGATCTTCGATCCGTTTTATTTCCCAGGCGGGCCTCCCGCGTCCGGATCCTCCCAGGCGTCGCCGTAATACGTCATGCCGAACAGGAACGGATAGACCGTCTTGCCGTCCTCGATCGTGGCGACGTACGCCCACACGCCGTCGGGATATTCCGGCGTCTTCTGGAAACGCATGTTGTATTCGTTCAGATCGCACTGGCCGCCCTGGTAGTGGCCGTTGTCGAATTCGTAGTCATCGAGAAACGCGCCGAGCGAAAGCGTCGTCCCCTCGAATTGCGCGTCCGTGCCGCACATGTCCTCGTCCAGGCAGCAGTCGCGCTTGGCTTTCAGTTCATAACACGTCGTCAACACGCGAATGCCGCTGCCCGCGTCGTTGCCGTCGTCGTAGCCGTAAGGACCGTAAACCGGGAAGCCGTCGAACGCGTACGCCAGGATCGGCGAGTGCGCGTCGGCGTTGAACGCATAACCTGTGTCGCCGGGCGCAAGGAATACGCCGCCCGTATGGTGATGATACGCGCCCGTCTGCTCCGGATGGCCTTCGTATTGGTCAAAGGAATCCGCGCGCACGAACTTGGCGTTGTTGCGGCAGCCGGCAAGCTCGACGGCGTCCCACGGGTTGAAGATCGGGATGCCGTTGGTCATCACGCCGACCGGGCCGAGCGGCGTTTCGGTGTCCTGCGGCGTCGGATCGAGCGGAATCCAGAATTCGTGATCCTGTTCGACGACGTCGCCCGGGCCGATGTCGAACGGGCCCATCGGGTAATTCGCGAAGCCGTTTGACGTCACGATCGCGTAGTCGCCGTCGTTCGAAATTTCCGCGGACACGAATCCGCCTTCGCTGCCGTCGTTCGAAAAGGCCGAGCAGATCGGCTCCACGTCGCATTCGCCGCTGCCCGCGTCATCGTCGTCGCCGCCGCCGCCATCGCCGCCGAGCGTGTCATCGTCGTCCTCGTCGCTGCACGAACATCCACCCACGGCGGCAAAAAGCGCGAACGCCGCCACAAAAAACACCGCGTACATCAAGCGCCGATTCAAAATACGCATGGTCCGTCCTCCAGCTTCAAAAAAAGAAATGATGGGCCCTATTCCACGTCGAGCGCATCGAATGGCGTCGTTAGCGCCGTGGTTTCATCGAGCCGAATATCGACCGCGGCGCGCCGCTCCTGCCCCTGCGCGTCTTTTAGCGTCAACACATGCCGCCCGACCGGCAACGGGATCTCCCCGCCGGACAAGCCGATGGCGCGCCCGTTTGTCGCGTACGCCGTGACCGGCCGGCCGACGTCGATGGCAAGCCGGCCGAAAAACTCGCGCTTGATGCGCGTTTCGCGGCCGATCGGAACATCGATTGTCTCCTCGCGCTCCATGCCGATGAGCGGCAGCGCGAAACGCACGC includes:
- a CDS encoding YHYH protein; translated protein: MRILNRRLMYAVFFVAAFALFAAVGGCSCSDEDDDDTLGGDGGGGDDDDAGSGECDVEPICSAFSNDGSEGGFVSAEISNDGDYAIVTSNGFANYPMGPFDIGPGDVVEQDHEFWIPLDPTPQDTETPLGPVGVMTNGIPIFNPWDAVELAGCRNNAKFVRADSFDQYEGHPEQTGAYHHHTGGVFLAPGDTGYAFNADAHSPILAYAFDGFPVYGPYGYDDGNDAGSGIRVLTTCYELKAKRDCCLDEDMCGTDAQFEGTTLSLGAFLDDYEFDNGHYQGGQCDLNEYNMRFQKTPEYPDGVWAYVATIEDGKTVYPFLFGMTYYGDAWEDPDAGGPPGK